In Candidatus Electrothrix scaldis, the genomic window CAGCGGCGTACAGGCCGTTCTGAGGATAGACAAGGCGTAGCAGCCATGAATTATAATCCTGCTGTTCTAAAAAATAGCCGATCATCTCAAGACAAAGCATGGCCTTGACAGTGCGACCTTGCTCAGCAAGACGACGGGCATGCACAGCGCTCCCCATCTGTTCAGTGCCGAAAAAAGGAGCTTCTTCGGTCCCATAGGCCACGAGCTCTATATTCCCTGTCACCTCTCGCTGACTGAGCATCCTGGCCAATTCCAGCAACCCAGCTACGCCACTGGCATTATCATCTGCTCCGGCAAAATCTCCTTCCACATCATAATGCGCCCCAACAATCACTACAGGCCCTTCTGAAGAGCCGAACCGGGCAATGATATTTACCTGTTCCTTACGACCAGGAACTGCGTTTTCCGCCACATAGGATTGCAAAGAAACCTGCGCACCGGGCACGGAAAGACCGGTTGCCAGATAGCGCACAGTGTCAGCGAGTTTTTCAGGATGATTATGATTACGCGGAGAGAGTTCCTGAGACATATACTCAACATGCCAACGCAGTCGGTCAGGGTCAGCCCTGACTCCAGAAGGAAAAGGAATCTTCTCAGAAGTCGGCTGCCGAATTACCAACACAGCGACAACGGCACCCAGCAAAAAAAAGAAGGCAAGAACAACAAGCATACGAGTTCTGTTCGGAATGTACCTTGTCAGTGATTTCACACAAGCTGCCCCTATTGCTCTGACATCAGTTCAGCCAAGGCTACCCATATTTCGTCACAGAGTCCAGGCCTATACACAGCCTGTTGAAAAGCAGGAAACTCCTCTTTATAGACAGCTAGCAGATCTTCTTTTTTATCAATAAGACAAGCCCGCATATTAGCAAGTCGATCGGCAGCCTTTACCACCAGAGCAATTTTCTTTTCTCCCGCCACCTGTGCCATCTTCCGGTAAGTTCGTTTTTTGCATTCCTTTCGATTCTTCCCTGGCTCATCAGTGAGCACCGCAACGCAATCAGCAACCAGCAGGCCGAACTCTTTTGCTATCTCAGAAAGAGACACATCGGTATCCTCGACAACATCATGGAGATAGGCAATAACGACAGCTGTCTCTCCATATACCTGCACAAGTTCAGCCACAGCATCGAGGTGAACAATATACGGCTGTGTACCGTATTTCTGCTCACCATGATGCTGAAGAGCGAATGCCCTGGCCTTATCTTTCATCTGGACAAAAAATTCCAGGTACTGCCTTAGGCCATTGCCTTTTTCGCCTTAGCTACAGCCCGCTTAAATCCCTCCGCAGCTGTGGAGATCACCTGTTCATCCACACAAAAGGCGAGCCGGATATGACCTGGAGTACCGAATCCCCGTCCCGGCACGGCCAGGATTTTCTCTTCCAGCAGCAGCTTGCAAAATTCCACATCATCTGCAATGGGGGTTTTCGGAAAGAAATAGAAGGCGCCTTTGGGCATAACATATTCCAGGCCTGCCTCATCTAAGACCTCACAGAAGACCTTACGTCTTTGCTCGTAAATCGAGGTGTCCACGCTTTCCTCCTGCAGATCGGCAATTGCCCGTTGCATCAGGGCTGGCGCATTGACAAAACCGAGGATACGATTCGCTAAGGTCATAGCATTCAACAGTTCACTTTTTTCATGCATCTCAGGATGGACAGCAATATAGCCGATACGTTCGCCCGGCAGGGAAAGGTCCTTGGAATAGGAAGAGACCACGATGGAGTTCGTAGTACTCGCCATGACAGAGGGAGCATCAGCTCCATCATAAACAATCTTGCGATAGGGTTCGTCAGAGATCAGATAAATAGTGGTGCAAAAATTCTCTCCTGCCCTATCCAACAAGGTTCCAAGATGAGCCAAGACCTCGGCACTGTACATCTGCCCGGTCGGATTATTAGGACTATTAATAAGGACAGCCTTGGTTTTTTCTGTTAAGGCTTCCTCAAGAGCAACAAGATCCGGCTGAAATTCATCGTCCGTGGGTACAATTTTAACCACCCCGCCGTGGTTATCCACGTAAAAATGATACTCAACAAAAAAGGGGCTCAGGACGACAACCTCATCACCGGGATCAAGGATGGATTTCATAACCACGTTCAAGGCGCCTGCGGCCCCGCAAGTCATCAACACATCGCCCATGCCGATTTCCGCACCTTGTTCTCCAGACAAGCGGGCTGCTACAGCCTCCCGCACAAAAGGATAACCGCCATTGGGCATATAGGCATGCATCCCTGGGGTATCGCCATCAGCCAGGTCGGCCAAAACCTCAAAGAACTTTTGGGGTGGTGGAACATCCGGGTTACCGAGACTGAAATCGAACACATTTTCCGCGCCGTATTCTGCCTTCATCCTGGCCCCCTCTTCGAACATTTTTCGAATCCAGGACGAGCTATCGGCAAACTTCTGCATTTTTTTTGCTACGGTCATTATTTCCTCTTTTTTGTACTTGGCTTCGAAGCAGAGAACAAGCTCTCCTCATCTTCGACAGAATCTAGCTCACTCACCATGAAACGTCTCTGCTGACGACAAGCAGAAAAGGCATGTTCTGAACGCGCTTCAAAGGAGTATATGATACGATAAATCAACCTGACCGAGCTAACTACACATTATACGAAAATGCAACTATGAATTCCTAAGCATAGAGAATCGCTTTCTCTTATTTTTCCATTATTCTTTTGAAAGATTGAGCAGTTCGAAAAAAGTAACATTCAGCAGGTAGCAAAGGCGGCACAAATTAACATTTCTTCAACCGAGGAAAAGATCCTGAGAGCTAGCAAAAAATACGCAAGAAACGCGCGAAAGAAAGGCAGAAAAGACTGATGCGCTCGGCCCATTAGAGCTAAAACCGAACGCATCAGAACCACAAGAACGTTTTGAATAAAAGAGAAAAGACTACAGGGTTACACGTTTACCACATGAAACATCAGCCCTGATTCCTGGGCACAAAACGCCAGACCGGACTCATGACCGAGGAGTAGACCTCCTTAGCAAAATTCAACATCCCCTCAAACCCGGCCAAGGCTTCTTTGCGCTCATGGTTATGATCACAGAAGCCAATGCCCAGCTTATAGGCAATAGGACGCTCCTTCACACCGCCGACAAAGATATCAACTCCTTTTTCTTTGAGAAAAGAGTTCAGCTCAAGTGGATTAGCGTCATCCACGATAACCGTGCCCGGATCAGTGATCGCTTCCAGCTCCCGATAATCTTCCTCAGTACCGGTCTGCGAACCAACCATAACCACATCCATATCCACCAGACGGAAGGCTTTCACCAGGGAAAAGGCCTTAAATGAGCCACCCACATAAATCGCGGCCTTTTTCCCAGCCAATGCCTTACGGTATTTTTCCAGCTTCGGCACCAGCTCGCTCACCTTTTCCTGAACCAGGGCCTTGGTTCGCTCCATGATACGGTCGGACTCAGGATCATCCGGGTATTTTTTCTGAAAGAAACGGGCAATATCATAAAGGGCCTCAGACATATCCTCAATACCGAAATAGGATACCCGCAAGGAAGAAACACCGTACTTTTCCTCCATCATATTGGCAAGCTGCATAGTGGAACCAGAACACTGCACCACGTTCAGACCCGCACCGTGTGCCCGACGAATATCATCCACCCGGCCATCTCCGGTGATATTAGCGACCACCTGAATACCCATCTTTTCATAATACTCACGAATCATCCAGATCTCACCAGCGAGATTAAAGTCGCCCAGGATATTGAGAGAGTATTTAGATATTCCTTCTGTCTCCCCAGTCCCGATAAGACGGAACATGGCATCACAGGCGGCCTGATACCCGGCCCGCTTATTTCCCTTAAAGCCTTCCGATTGCACAGGGATCACCGTAACGCCGGTTTCAGCTGTTACACTCTTACAGACTGCCTCAAGGTCATCGCCGATAATACCGACAATGCAGGTAGAATAAACAAAGGCAGCCTTGGGCTGGTGACGCTCAATAAGCTCCATCAAAGCACGACGTAGTTTCTTTTCCCCACCAAAGATAACATCGGTCTCCTGAAGATCTGTGGAAAAAGAAAGACGATGCAATTCGGGACCGGAAGACAGGGCACCACGGATATCCCAGGTATAGACAGCGCATCCGATAGGGCCATGTACTAAATGCAGGGCATCGGCAATAGGATACAAGACAACACGTGAGCCACAGAACACACAGGCCCGCTGACTGACCGCACCTGCCAGACTATCCTTATTACAAACAATATTAAAAGGGGCTTCCCCCTTGACATGAATCTGATTTTCTCGTTCTTTTAAAGCGACGGCTTCCATGATGCTCCTCAGATTATTTGGTAGTTGATATCGTTTATTAATGCAATGACTGTGCCATCCAAAAAATGCTACTTTTTAGGCTTGAGTTTCAATGCATTACCTAAAGGACAAAAATAAAAAACAGCCTTAACGACAAAACCCACCATCAACAAGTATACATTAAAGAACATTTATCTACATTAAAGTCAGAATAAATACACTTCAACTTCTTTCCTGAAAGCATGTGTTCCTTCCTGCTACACAATCAAAAGTAACCCCACCGACACCTTCCACTCAGCATCCCCCCAAGACTCTCAATCTCATCTGCCCACCAAGCTTCCACACAAAAACTTCCCTAACTCCACTCCGACTTTCGCCCAGACAAAACTCTTCATCAAGAGACAAAGCAAAACGAGAAGAAAAGACATCATCTATCACGCAAAAAACTCCATGATCAATCCCCACACACAAATTCTCACAAAATAGAAATACTTTTAAAGTAAATAACAAATACGTAAAAACAATGAAGCACAACATATATTATAAGAGAAACAACTCCTCCCTAAAAACAACTCAGCGCCTTCCACACAAGGTCATATTTCTCTTCAAAAAGGTATGCCATGCACTTCCCCCACCTCCTTTTTAAAGAAAAGTGCTTTCATTACAATAAAATGCATACAACTACAAAAAAAGTCAAACCTGTACATTTCCAACAACACACTAAAATAAAAGGCAAAACAAAAAGAAAAAACTACAAAAAACTACCACAAAACACCTCAATTTTAAAAAAATAAGGAGCTTTTCTTTTTCTCCGTTTAAAACTATTGACTAATCTTTCCTAACATGACACGATGATATTTTTTATCACATGAACCCATAATTCGTTTTTGTAAGGAGAGAATATTATGGCTAAAAATGAAGACAAAATTGTAAGCCTACTTCAAGAAGGCGCGACCTTTGCCCCTCCAGTTGAGGGACAGGATCAAGCCCACATTAAATCTCTGGATGAGTACAAAGCTGCCTATAAGCGCTCCATAGAAGATCCCGAAGGATTCTGGGCAGATCGTGCTGAAGAATTGGTTACTTGGGATAAAAAATGGGACAAAGTACTGGAATATGATTTCAGCAAGCCTGAAATCGAGTGGTTCAAGGGCGGCAAACTCAATATGTCCGTGAACTGTCTGGATCGTCACCTTACCAATGGACGCCGCAACAAGGCAGCTCTCATCTGGCAGGGTGAGCCGGAAGAGGATGTCAAGGTCTACACCTACCAGATGCTGCACACCGAGGTTTGCCGCTTCGCCAATGTTCTGAAAAAGAAAGGCGTTAAAAAAGGTGACCGCGTTTCCATCTATCTGCCGATGGTTCCAGAGCTATCCATTGCTCTGCTGGCATGTGCCCGTATCGGTGCGATTCACTCTGTTGTTTTTGCAGGTTTCTCGGCAGTGGCACTGCAAAGTCGTATCCAGGACTGTGAGGCA contains:
- a CDS encoding M28 family peptidase; the protein is MLVVLAFFFLLGAVVAVLVIRQPTSEKIPFPSGVRADPDRLRWHVEYMSQELSPRNHNHPEKLADTVRYLATGLSVPGAQVSLQSYVAENAVPGRKEQVNIIARFGSSEGPVVIVGAHYDVEGDFAGADDNASGVAGLLELARMLSQREVTGNIELVAYGTEEAPFFGTEQMGSAVHARRLAEQGRTVKAMLCLEMIGYFLEQQDYNSWLLRLVYPQNGLYAAVVGRWQERYLVRTVKRCFQGASDLQTVSYSGPVLFGMDLSDHRNYWHHGYPAVMITDTAFLRNHNYHTASDTPDTLDYQRMAQVVDGVLSAVLKLSLPTSF
- a CDS encoding HD domain-containing protein; protein product: MKDKARAFALQHHGEQKYGTQPYIVHLDAVAELVQVYGETAVVIAYLHDVVEDTDVSLSEIAKEFGLLVADCVAVLTDEPGKNRKECKKRTYRKMAQVAGEKKIALVVKAADRLANMRACLIDKKEDLLAVYKEEFPAFQQAVYRPGLCDEIWVALAELMSEQ
- a CDS encoding pyridoxal phosphate-dependent aminotransferase yields the protein MTVAKKMQKFADSSSWIRKMFEEGARMKAEYGAENVFDFSLGNPDVPPPQKFFEVLADLADGDTPGMHAYMPNGGYPFVREAVAARLSGEQGAEIGMGDVLMTCGAAGALNVVMKSILDPGDEVVVLSPFFVEYHFYVDNHGGVVKIVPTDDEFQPDLVALEEALTEKTKAVLINSPNNPTGQMYSAEVLAHLGTLLDRAGENFCTTIYLISDEPYRKIVYDGADAPSVMASTTNSIVVSSYSKDLSLPGERIGYIAVHPEMHEKSELLNAMTLANRILGFVNAPALMQRAIADLQEESVDTSIYEQRRKVFCEVLDEAGLEYVMPKGAFYFFPKTPIADDVEFCKLLLEEKILAVPGRGFGTPGHIRLAFCVDEQVISTAAEGFKRAVAKAKKAMA
- the nifE gene encoding nitrogenase iron-molybdenum cofactor biosynthesis protein NifE translates to MEAVALKERENQIHVKGEAPFNIVCNKDSLAGAVSQRACVFCGSRVVLYPIADALHLVHGPIGCAVYTWDIRGALSSGPELHRLSFSTDLQETDVIFGGEKKLRRALMELIERHQPKAAFVYSTCIVGIIGDDLEAVCKSVTAETGVTVIPVQSEGFKGNKRAGYQAACDAMFRLIGTGETEGISKYSLNILGDFNLAGEIWMIREYYEKMGIQVVANITGDGRVDDIRRAHGAGLNVVQCSGSTMQLANMMEEKYGVSSLRVSYFGIEDMSEALYDIARFFQKKYPDDPESDRIMERTKALVQEKVSELVPKLEKYRKALAGKKAAIYVGGSFKAFSLVKAFRLVDMDVVMVGSQTGTEEDYRELEAITDPGTVIVDDANPLELNSFLKEKGVDIFVGGVKERPIAYKLGIGFCDHNHERKEALAGFEGMLNFAKEVYSSVMSPVWRFVPRNQG